The proteins below come from a single Danio aesculapii chromosome 25, fDanAes4.1, whole genome shotgun sequence genomic window:
- the parp6b gene encoding protein mono-ADP-ribosyltransferase PARP6 — MWQRKLPRAESMNSMSIGEQFWSDEDSDGDSDGEDFFYGAQCHYVTDLSRHPQLDIDVGAVRDIYSESAVSVREYETIDDVDIDLHINVSFLDEEVASAWKVNRTEPIVLRLRFSLSQYLDGPEPTVEVFQPTCKDGFCLGVQLKRILSTFIANQWKNLSNEFLNAQQRKRHSWFKAGGTIKKFRAGLSIFSPITKCSSVPLIQGPGVKTRPAGQELRVTRLMSRSVSCTKGELHNSSPIGQTVAVPGSRSTVHITTRQLIQLFFSSQALIHCKSIPTLEYGFLVQIMKYSEQRISTLNDYCVVCDEQHVFQNGSMLKPAVCTRELCVFSFNTLGVMSGAAEDVATGAEVVDLLVAMCRAALESARKSIIFDPYPSVVDPHDPKSLAFNPKKRSYERLQRALDSITSIREITQGPYVEIKKQMDKLDSLAHPLLQWIISSNRSHIVKLPTSRQLKFMHTSHQFLLLSSPPAKEARFRTARKLHGSTFAFHGSHIENWHSILRNGLVNASYTKLQLHGAAYGKGIYLSPISSISFGYSGMGKGQHHMPTKEELVQHYNRVNTVLQCRPVQSRFLQSRNLNCVALCEVITSKDLQKHGNIWVCPISDHVCTRFFFVYEDGQVGDANINTQDVRIQKEILRVIGGQST, encoded by the exons ATGTGGCAAAGGAAACTCCCTAGGGCAGAATCTATGAACAGCATG AGCATCGGCGAACAATTCTGGAGTGACGAGGACTCGGATGGTGACAGCGATGGTGAAGATTTCTTCTATGGTGCCCAG TGTCATTATGTGACTGACCTGAGTCGACACCCGCAGCTGGACATCGATGTCGGTGCAGTGAGAGACATCTATTCTGAAAGTGCTGTTTCTGTCAG GGAATATGAAACCATTGATGATGTCGACATTGACTTGCACATTAACGTCAGTTTCCTGGAT GAGGAAGTTGCGTCAGCATGGAAGGTTAACAGGACAGAACCAATTGTTTTACGCCTTCGTTTCTCCCTTTCCCAGTATCTGGATGGACCAG AACCCACTGTGGAGGTGTTCCAGCCAACCTGTAAAGACGGTTTCTGCCTTGGGGTACAGCTTAAAAG AATTCTCAGCACGTTTATAGCTAATCAATGGAAAAATCTCAGCAACGAGTTCCTGAATGCACAACAGAGGAAGAGACACAGCTGGTTTAAAGCTGGAGGAACAATCAAGAAGTTTAGAGCAGGACTAAGCATTTTCTCACCAATAACCAA GTGCTCCAGTGTTCCTCTGATCCAGGGCCCTGGGGTGAAGACGAGGCCAGCAGGGCAGGAGTTGAGAGTGACCCGCTTGATGAGCCGCTCCGTGTCTTGCACCAAAGGAGAACTGCATAATTCCAGCCCAATTGGACAA ACTGTAGCCGTCCCAGGCTCAAGATCCACAGTGCACATCACCACCAGACAGCTTATTCAGCTCTTCTTCTCCTCACAAGCTCTAATCCACTGCAAGAGCATCCCGACCCTGGAGTACGGCTTCCTCGTGCAG ATTATGAAATACTCCGAGCAGAGGATCTCCACTCTGAATGATTACTGTGTGGTCTGCGATGAACAGCATGTCTTTCAGAATGGCTCCATGCTCAAG ccTGCTGTCTGTACGAGAGAGCTGTGCGTGTTCTCCTTTAACACTCTGGGCGTCATGTCAGGAGCTGCGGAAGATGTAGCCACAGGAGCTGAG GTGGTTGATCTGCTGGTGGCAATGTGTCGTGCTGCTCTTGAATCTGCCCGGAAAAGCATCATCTTTGACCCTTACCCCTCGGTCGTTGACCCTCATGACCCAAAGTCTCTGGCCTTTAATCCGAAG AAAAGAAGTTATGAGCGTCTACAGAGAGCACTAGACAGCATCACGTCGATCCGAGAAATTACACAA GGCCCCTATGTTGAAATAAAGAAACAGATGGACAAATTGGACTCGCTTGCTCATCCTCTACTGCAGTG GATTATATCCAGCAACAGGTCTCATATTGTCAAGCTCCCCACCAGCAGG CAACTGAAGTTCATGCACACCTCGCATCAGTTTTTGCTCCTCAGCAGTCCTCCTGCCAAAGAGGCTCGCTTCCGCACCGCTAGAAAACTTCACGGCAGCACATTCGCTTTTCA CGGTTCTCATATTGAAAACTGGCACTCTATTCTACGAAATGGACTTGTAAATGCCTCCTACACGAAACTGCAG CTGCATGGGGCGGCCTACGGGAAGGGCATCTACCTCAGCCCCATCTCCAGCATCTCATTTGGATACTCAG GAATGGGAAAGGGACAGCACCACATGCCTACTAAAGAGGAATTAGTGCAGCACTACAACCGGGTCAACACTGTCTTACAG TGTCGACCCGTACAGTCAAGGTTTCTTCAGAGTCGGAATCTGAACTGTGTTGCTCTGTGTGAAG TAATAACATCCAAAGATCTGCAGAAACATGGAAACATTTGGGTCTGCCCGATTTCTGATCATGTCTGTACACGCTTCTTTTTTGT GTACGAGGACGGTCAAGTAGGAGATGCTAACATCAACACACAGGATGTTCGCATACAGAAGGAGATCTTGCGGGTGATTGGGGGACAATCAACCTGA